From Nicotiana tabacum cultivar K326 chromosome 22, ASM71507v2, whole genome shotgun sequence, one genomic window encodes:
- the LOC107780213 gene encoding mitogen-activated protein kinase kinase kinase 20-like: MAEGEEEVEVMWKRGRTLGKGGFGFVSLASTDNIDNAGTVDHCLIPSLIAVKSCMFSRSESLQLEREFLRMFEDSPHIIRSFGVKVTLEEGVLLYNLLLEYASGGSLADRLNCSGKGMPEVEVTEHTKNVVLGLSRIHGAGIIHCDLKPHNILLVTPTDDDTTGIAKIADFGLAMTLEQSWTQKHGLRGTKRYMAPESVLNQEYGPEADIWALGCTVYELITGKALWESSNSDAKVDDVLSRIGYEEPSFENAKLSAEAKDFLRSCLVKNPSLRWTADMLLNHSFLKSANNVQPATKTRKKQSGYMSLLRRPHRKTAFKTQPHIRDLII, from the coding sequence ATGgcggaaggagaagaagaagtagaagttATGTGGAAGAGAGGAAGAACATTGGGGAAAGGAGGATTtggctttgtttccttagcttCCACTGATAATATTGATAACGCTGGTACTGTTGATCATTGTCTAATTCCATCACTGATTGCGGTAAAATCTTGTATGTTTAGCCGTTCTGAATCGCTTCAATTAGAGAGGGAATTTCTCCGCATGTTTGAAGACTCTCCTCACATTATTCGCTCGTTCGGTGTTAAAGTTACGCTAGAAGAGGGTGTACTCCTTTACAACTTATTGTTAGAATATGCTTCCGGTGGAAGTTTGGCTGATCGTTTGAATTGTTCAGGGAAAGGAATGCCAGAGGTTGAAGTTACAGAACACACCAAAAACGTCGTTTTAGGGCTTAGTCGGATTCATGGCGCGGGAATTATTCACTGCGACTTAAAGCCTCACAACATTCTACTTGTTACTCCTACTGATGATGATACAACAGGGATTGCCAAGATCGCTGATTTCGGGCTTGCTATGACTTTGGAACAGAGCTGGACACAAAAACATGGTTTGAGAGGAACTAAAAGGTACATGGCACCTGAATCCGTGCTTAATCAAGAGTACGGTCCAGAAGCGGATATTTGGGCTCTTGGCTGTACTGTCTACGAGTTGATCACTGGGAAAGCCCTCTGGGAATCATCCAATTCTGATGCAAAGGTTGATGATGTGTTAAGCCGAATCGGGTACGAGGAACCAAGTTTTGAGAATGCGAAATTGTCAGCAGAGGCAAAAGATTTTTTGAGAAGTTGTCTGGTCAAGAATCCAAGCTTGCGTTGGACGGCGGACATGCTGTTGAATCATTCTTTCCTGAAATCAGCCAACAATGTCCAGCCTGCAACAAAGACAAGGAAGAAGCAAAGTGGTTACATGTCCCTTTTGCGCAGACCCCATCGAAAGACAGCATTCAAGACACAGCCACACATTCGCGATTTGATTATATAA
- the LOC107780212 gene encoding endoglucanase 16-like — protein sequence MVPPSCSDPGSASGRALATSPWNSLCRVRGAKFGAIDLARCPQRRKPEIYATSVVSRGTNRTYASQLLNKAKLPFQLAKSHEGTYDGECSFYCSFSGYHDIPLPYDELLWAATWLYRATRRPTYLEFIQEEATTATVAEFSWDLKYAGAQILLSKFYFEGEKDLKNFKQQADCYVCSILPHSPYHQVYMSPGGPVHLRDGANTQYVTATALPFIAGNFISFIYFRCGDKQFNSADLMAFAKQQVIYICTFFYASHNFKFSNRPVRDYMVGFGNKPPTQAHHRGASVPKLSPDKLLDCSMSFVYWYNTEKPNPNELTGAIVGGPDRYDNFEDRHSTSAMAEPTTYTNSSAVGVLAKLAKHHAQS from the exons ATGGTGCCCCCGTCGTGCTCAgatcctgggtccgcctctggTCGCGCCCTTGCCACCTCGCCCTGGAACTCTCTTTGCAGAGTGAGGGGTGCCAAGTTTGGTGCAATAGACCTCGCGAGGTGCCCTCAAAGGCGCAAACCAGAAATC TATGCTACTTCTGTTGTATCTCGTGGAACCAATCGTACCTATGCCAGTCAACTTCTCAACAAAGCCAAACTG CCTTTTCAGTTGGCCAAAAGCCATGAAGGAACTTATGATGGGGAATGCTCTTTCTATTGCTCCTTTTCTGGCTATCATGACATCCCTCTCCCTTAT GATGAATTGTTGTGGGCAGCAACATGGCTATATAGAGCAACCAGGAGGCCGACATACTTGGAATTCATACAAGAGGAGGCTACTACTGCAACTGTAGCTGAATTTAGTTGGGACCTTAAATATGCTGGAGCTCAAATACTCCTCTCTAAG TTCTATTTTGAAGGGGAGAAAGATTTAAAGAACTTTAAGCAACAAGCTGATTGTTATGTTTGCTCAATACTTCCACATAGCCCATATCACCAGGTTTATATGTCTCCAG GGGGTCCGGTTCACCTTAGAGATGGAGCTAATACTCAATATGTTACTGCCACAGCTCTTCCGTTTATTGCTGgaaattttatttcatttatttattttcgcTGTGGTGACAAACAGTTCAATTCTGCTGATCTCATGGCCTTTGCCAAGCAACAGGTAATATATATTTGCACTTTTTTTTATGCTTCTcacaattttaaatttagcaataGGCCTGTCCGGGATT ACATGGTTGGTTTTGGGAACAAACCTCCAACTCAAGCTCATCACAGAGGTGCCTCTGTCCCGAAATTGTCTCCAGACAAACTGTTGGACTGCTCCATGAGTTTTGTATACTGGTATAACACAGAAAAACCCAATCCTAATGAGCTAACAGGAGCCATTGTTGGTGGTCCTGATCGATATGATAACTTTGAAGATCGTCATTCAACTTCAGCCATGGCTGAGCCTACAACATATACAAATTCTTCGGCTGTTGGTGTCCTTGCAAAGCTCGCGAAGCACCATGCCCAGTCTTGA